AAAGATAGTTGATTAGACTTTTGGATCATCAAGTGGGTTTGAGTTTTCTCAAGCATTCAAGTAAAGAAACGATGTTCACACCATTTAAGTCCAAAAAAAtcctttcttcctacacccaagTTATTGTTTGATTTCAGTTATGAACTTTATTAcggttttgttcttaaaagattttagggactaaaggagaaaaatatatataaactctCTCACATCAATACTTAAGTAATGTGAGATTAAATTGGAAGTAATCACGATCAGTTTGACTCTAGGGAAGATGGTTTTACTCTTCTTTGTATTCAATTATTAGTTAGCTGCAACTGTTACAGTTGGTCTCTCCTTTCATTTCTTTCATTGCTCTTGTACTAATACAATGTTGATTGATTCCGAGTTTGTTTTATGAAGGTTACTTAGGAAAGTAAAGTAATTGCCAAGTCTAATGACAGTTTTATTGAACTCCAAGGTAGTGATTGTTGGGCTTTAAAAAGTCCATacataagagaaaaaggagGAAGTAATATAATTGAGAAGGCTAAAATAGATGTGTAGTCACAAAAGAAAGGATAAGGTATGAAACAAATGTACTATATGAGAAGATGTAGGTGAAGTAGTGATTGAGACAAAGATGACATAAATTTGGTTAACACAGTAAATTGCAACATGGTTGTTAGTCCTATGAAAAGGGGAAGAGAAACCAAAAAGGGATAATTGGGAAAGTTGTAAGATTTGATGATAAATAATATCTTTAAAGAGTTATTTTTACTGAATCAATTCTCACTCTCTTAGATTCAGGAAATCCAGTGGAACTCACTAACAAATGTACAATCGGATAATGAGAATGCCGACATGACTGAATGGTTGAAAAAGTTGAATGACTCTCTTAAGTGGTAATAGTCAGTTAAGTTGTAAATTATGACTAAAGTATGATTGAACCTTCTTTTAGATTTACGAGCATGTCAATGACCGCTGAGGTTCATCCAAAAGGTATAAATACCTAAGGAGATCCAACGCCGGACAACTCACCTGCACATTATACTCGGACTAACTTGAGAGTGCCTTTCCAGGTTCATGTCCACTCATCTCGCGAAAGTAAAAACCAATGGAGACCATTGTGCATGGAGGCCGTGAAAGACTAGAAGACAAAGAAATGAGTCACTCTAGAAAGAATCCAAACAACAAGTTGATCATACTCAAAGATTGGCGAGTATGTCGCCAAAGTGAAAGGAGCAAGTGAGGAATTTGATAAAATCCACCCCTATTGCAACCAAACAGGATCTGTTGCATGATCAAACAATGCTACTATGCTGtatcagaaaaataaaactatccAATGCAATCAAATCTTTCTCTTGGAAATATATGTGCACAGTTCCATGCAGTCTTGCAGAAAAAGCAAACGCAGTTACAAGTTTTGAGAAGCACTCACGGTGTCATATACAAGCGTGGATGACTCTTGACAAGGCTATCCATTTCATCAAAGGCTTCAAACCCAGTTTGCCATATGATACGCAAACCACTGTCCCTTCTCAGCATCTGATAGTACAAATTCAGCATCGCAATGTTCACTGAATTGGCGCCATAGGAGCCAGCAAGCACCAGCAAAACCCTGCCCCCACTATCCAAACCAGGAAAAAAATTACTGATTGCAGTTTCCTTGGAGACAAGGTTCCTAACAGAGAACCTCACGGGGTTGCCACACACGAAGCACTTGTTCCTGGGAAAACTTTCGAGGGTGGAGTTGAAAGCAACGAAGATGGCGTCGGCTAGGGGGGCGAGAAGGGTGTTGGAGAAGCAGGGGACGGAGTTGGGTTCGTGGATGACAACGTTGGTGCCGCTGAGCTTGGCGGCGAGGCAGGCGGGGAAAGAGACGTAGCCGCCGGTGCTGACGAGGACGTGGGGTTGGAAGTGGCGGAGGTGGCGGAGGCATTGGAGGAGAGAGTTGAGGAAACGGTGAGGGAAGAAGAGAGGGTTGGTGTCGGGGGGTGAGGGGACAGAGGCGAAGTCGTAGCCGGCGGAGGAGATTGCTGCACTTTCCACGCTGTTGGGGGCGCCGAGGAAGAGGAATTGGCACGTGGGGTTCAGGGCTTTGAGCTCCTCCGCGATGGCCACCGCCGGGTAGACGTTGCTGCCGGTGCCGCCGCCGGCGAAGGCCAGGCGGAGAGGGTGGTGAGGAAGAGTGGCACATGAGATGGAAAGGCTTGTGGGGTGGGGCGATGGTGGAGTTTGGAAGTGGAAGGTGCGAAAGGGTgtggagaagaagaaggagaaggaaAGGGTGGTGGTGGCAGCCATTGACGCATGTGCTTGATCAAGTTGAAGATGACACTACCTCCATTCACCATGTTTCAACTCTTTGTACTAGGAAAGTTTCAACtacctttttttttaagaaaaagtttCAACTACCTAGTCATTATTTTCATGGTTGTGGAGTGAAGATTAGAATAGTGTCATTAAGACTTATAATCAAGGATGTTAACTCGTTTAGGACATTAATTAGATTATGAAGATCcgtataatttattaaaatgtaaaattatcataattgaacagatattttttgaattggacaattcatatatatatattctatgaGTGTTAATATGCATGTGATTTGCATGTCAGTTAAAATGTGTTTGAATTCATAAtattacattaaatatttataattaggaaaaatttattttgttaagtcAATTCTTTAAAAACCTTTAACAActctaattaataataaaatattgaattaagtaacttaattaaaatataaattaaattattgattacaaaattaataaaaagagTGATAAGGTGGTGGTATTGGTTATGAATCACATGGGTAAGGGAGGAAACTAATATTAGTTACATGTGTTTATGTTAGGAAGATGTGGTGGTTACATTTACACTTAGTTACATGTTTACATATATGGACAAcacatatttattataaaatattattttataccgCTATCAAATAAGTATCTTGAAAACTTTGTTttaagaatataataataatttaatttaaaattaaaaaattaaaatattaatataattgtcaaataattatttatttaatatggtGTTGAAAATATCAATATCTAGTAAtgcatatttaataaaaatattcattttatatttgtgaTACTTTTCTCTTTTGGTCACGTGTTTATTTATAATTGGTTTCATTAGTCAATTCATTAATGCGCGTGCGTGATGCACGGTGGGATACTAAAACGAAAacatcatcaaagtaaacaaactttttttattatatacgtGAAAGAGTGTAAACACGTTTATTTGAGAATAAATTATGTGAactcaaattaatatttaataaattttagtatCCTGACCACTTTTAtggttaataaaaaatagattagtgtaaatgtttatttaaagaaatattgAAATAAAGACTGTAAtacatatcaatattttttaaagttataaaaaatgataaactaGCAAAATAGaggaaatattatttataagatTAAAGAAACTCATTCTTTTTACAATAGAccatgtaatatatatatatatatatatatatatatataatattaactaatttatattattattattattatcttaattGGTACTACATTATcattatatatacattttttttaattttatttctttcttataattacatatattcattttaatatttttattaaagttattataaaatataataaaataataatacgtAATTAGGGTGTAATGGAAGGTTAAACATAAATCTAatctttaatataatattaagtagagattataatataaaagttggtaaaagaattttataaatCGATTATATAACGcagagttagatttaaagtctACTTCTAATATAAATCAAAATCTTGAGTTTATTTTAGCAAAAGTTTGTTGAGCTTAGCATGTCATCTGCTATCAAATCACCCATAATGTATAATCTCACACTCGAATTAACAACTTTCATGAGGTGTGTTGAATATCTTCAACTCGAAATTaagacattttataatatataatacaaacc
The sequence above is a segment of the Phaseolus vulgaris cultivar G19833 chromosome 2, P. vulgaris v2.0, whole genome shotgun sequence genome. Coding sequences within it:
- the LOC137812992 gene encoding uncharacterized protein isoform X1; the encoded protein is MAATTTLSFSFFFSTPFRTFHFQTPPSPHPTSLSISCATLPHHPLRLAFAGGGTGSNVYPAVAIAEELKALNPTCQFLFLGAPNSVESAAISSAGYDFASVPSPPDTNPLFFPHRFLNSLLQCLRHLRHFQPHVLVSTGGYVSFPACLAAKLSGTNVVIHEPNSVPCFSNTLLAPLADAIFVAFNSTLESFPRNKCFVCGNPVRFSVRNLVSKETAISNFFPGLDSGGRVLLVLAGSYGANSVNIAMLNLYYQMLRRDSGLRIIWQTGFEAFDEMDSLVKSHPRLYMTPFMHCMDLAYAAADLIVSRAGAMTCYEILATGKPSILIPSPNFSEGNQFRNASLMADLAGVTVITEDELDSSTLAIAIEKILRDQKKMEDMSERALKAANPNASAEIAKRILSIVNESTKKKRDGYKVES
- the LOC137812992 gene encoding uncharacterized protein isoform X2, producing MAATTTLSFSFFFSTPFRTFHFQTPPSPHPTSLSISCATLPHHPLRLAFAGGGTGSNVYPAVAIAEELKALNPTCQFLFLGAPNSVESAAISSAGYDFASVPSPPDTNPLFFPHRFLNSLLQCLRHLRHFQPHVLVSTGGYVSFPACLAAKLSGTNVVIHEPNSVPCFSNTLLAPLADAIFVAFNSTLESFPRNKCFVCGNPVRFSVRNLVSKETAISNFFPGLDSGGRVLLVLAGSYGANSVNIAMLNLYYQMLRRDSGLRIIWQTGFEAFDEMDSLVKSHPRLYMTPFMHCMDLAYAAADLIVSRAGAMTCYEILATGKPSILGTRRRWKTCLRGL